A stretch of [Clostridium] innocuum DNA encodes these proteins:
- a CDS encoding PTS system mannose/fructose/sorbose family transporter subunit IID, with product MKLTNNLSREDKKMINSICWRSLNAHCSRVGGQARQMAIGFLWQIMPALNRYYKDQPEKKKEALYRHVQFCNVSNAIYPFLAGLVASMEKENSEVDDFDTSSIVAIKAALMGPLAGIGDSLLFSVVRVIAAGIGISFALQGSILGPILFFLIYNGCTMALRFSLGYVGFISGSSFITNMYQNGTLKILTKCAGILGLIMVGAMTASTVKFTTAISIPIPGGEAVALQSSLDTLFLGLVPLLLTFGCKKLLDKNVNINWIMVGIFVLSLLMAAVHIV from the coding sequence ATGAAACTGACAAATAATTTATCAAGAGAAGATAAGAAAATGATCAATTCCATTTGCTGGCGTTCACTGAATGCACATTGTTCAAGGGTAGGCGGGCAGGCCAGACAGATGGCAATCGGATTTTTGTGGCAGATTATGCCGGCACTGAACCGTTATTATAAAGATCAGCCGGAAAAGAAAAAAGAAGCACTTTACCGTCATGTTCAATTTTGTAACGTATCCAATGCTATCTATCCGTTCCTGGCTGGACTGGTTGCTTCCATGGAAAAAGAAAACAGTGAAGTAGATGACTTTGATACAAGCTCCATCGTCGCAATCAAAGCAGCGCTTATGGGGCCGCTGGCAGGAATCGGAGATTCCCTGCTGTTCAGTGTCGTACGTGTCATTGCGGCAGGTATTGGTATCAGCTTTGCATTGCAGGGTTCTATCCTTGGACCGATTCTCTTCTTTCTGATTTATAACGGCTGTACGATGGCATTGCGCTTCTCTTTGGGATATGTCGGCTTTATCAGCGGTTCCAGCTTTATCACAAATATGTATCAGAATGGTACCTTAAAGATATTGACAAAATGCGCCGGTATACTTGGTCTGATTATGGTTGGTGCAATGACAGCATCTACTGTAAAATTTACAACAGCGATTTCCATTCCGATTCCTGGCGGAGAAGCGGTCGCATTACAGTCCTCCTTGGATACCTTGTTTTTAGGACTTGTTCCGCTCCTGCTGACATTCGGCTGTAAAAAACTGCTTGATAAAAATGTAAACATCAACTGGATTATGGTCGGAATCTTTGTTCTTTCCCTGCTAATGGCAGCGGTGCATATCGTTTAG
- a CDS encoding PTS sugar transporter subunit IIB, whose amino-acid sequence MIIQIRVDDRLIHGQIAVVWSKHFATNHLVVANDQAAKNEVQQMTLKMATPNGVKVLIRSVDDAIKVFNNPKSETVKMFVLTNSIQDALKIATNCKVESINVANVGRFEAASEKKQLNADVGCTPKELEALKEIAKLDMETIHWVIPTNPKISVKKLLENN is encoded by the coding sequence ATGATAATTCAAATTCGAGTAGATGATCGTTTGATTCATGGGCAGATAGCAGTCGTATGGTCAAAGCATTTCGCTACCAATCATCTGGTAGTGGCAAATGATCAGGCGGCAAAAAACGAGGTACAGCAGATGACATTGAAAATGGCAACTCCAAATGGCGTGAAGGTTTTGATTCGCAGTGTTGATGATGCCATCAAGGTGTTTAATAATCCCAAATCTGAGACTGTTAAGATGTTTGTCTTAACCAATAGTATTCAGGATGCTTTGAAAATCGCTACCAATTGCAAGGTGGAATCGATAAATGTAGCGAATGTCGGGCGCTTTGAAGCAGCATCGGAAAAGAAGCAGCTGAATGCGGATGTCGGCTGTACACCAAAGGAATTGGAAGCATTGAAAGAAATCGCCAAGCTTGATATGGAAACCATTCACTGGGTTATACCGACAAATCCTAAAATCAGTGTGAAAAAGCTGCTGGAAAACAATTAA
- a CDS encoding DeoR/GlpR transcriptional regulator — protein MINNQRKKEIIEYLSDTDYRTLKDIADKFAISMNTARRDINELAEENLVKKFYGGVSLARKKDSTFQSRIASHIEEKQRIAKYAAALVNDNDLLYIDSGSTTSLLTDYLHRDFHLTIVTNNIYVITKVIEVVNWDLIVVGSRLKHSSCSLINVYDWDYLNSLNVNKAFLATTGLTIQGGATNPDNAETIIKTSMMKRSQENFLLTDSSKFDRTSLRTFANIEDFDKIITSGSVPKHFVEYCAADSTQLIIA, from the coding sequence ATGATAAACAACCAAAGAAAAAAAGAGATTATAGAGTATTTAAGTGATACAGATTACCGAACATTAAAGGATATAGCTGATAAATTTGCTATATCGATGAATACTGCACGAAGAGATATCAATGAATTAGCAGAGGAAAACCTGGTTAAGAAATTTTATGGCGGCGTCAGCCTGGCTAGGAAAAAGGACAGCACCTTTCAAAGCAGAATCGCCTCACATATCGAGGAAAAGCAAAGAATTGCGAAATACGCTGCAGCACTGGTGAATGATAATGACCTGCTGTATATTGATTCAGGATCCACCACTTCCTTGTTAACAGACTATCTGCACAGGGATTTTCATTTAACAATCGTTACAAACAACATCTATGTTATTACAAAGGTGATCGAGGTCGTGAACTGGGACTTGATTGTTGTAGGATCAAGATTGAAGCATTCTTCCTGTTCCCTCATAAACGTGTATGACTGGGATTATCTGAATTCTTTAAATGTAAATAAAGCTTTTCTGGCCACAACCGGATTAACCATACAGGGTGGTGCTACAAATCCGGATAATGCGGAAACAATTATTAAAACAAGCATGATGAAAAGAAGTCAGGAGAATTTTCTACTGACCGATTCATCCAAATTTGATCGAACTTCCTTAAGAACCTTCGCCAATATCGAGGACTTCGATAAAATTATCACATCCGGATCTGTACCAAAGCATTTTGTAGAATACTGCGCAGCTGACAGCACACAGCTCATCATTGCATAA
- a CDS encoding MATE family efflux transporter — MNHKKQFFKFVIPSVVSMLVFNLYTMVDGIYVARFVGEHALSAVNISMPYVNFIFAFSILFSVGTSTVVAIFRGENNMKSANETFTRNTIFLTVCALIITLLALVFQNELALFLGASEVTLPYVHDYLGVLIWFTFFFIVSYSMEVLVKTDGFPKLATAAVSVGAVMNIVMDYVLVVHVGMGIRGAAIATGLSQVLTFTVFTIHFLGKRGTIHWCKTTMDLSVYKRIIPIGTADFITELSAGTIIFLFNHAILKHIGDNGVVTYTVITYIYNIVMMTFTGISQGMQPLVSFYRGRREENTCRLFLRYALYSTFAMSMLALAICLFMTPALVSIFIDASRAELFTYTVHAFRIYSLCYLVIGYNIVCSGYFAAVEKSGYSFAISLLRGFVLIAASIWIMGELFQGEGIWYATLVCESSTLVVSIWCMLRSQKKAQIHGEQALQQI, encoded by the coding sequence ATGAATCATAAAAAGCAGTTTTTTAAATTTGTAATTCCCAGCGTGGTATCCATGCTGGTCTTCAATCTGTATACGATGGTGGACGGTATTTACGTAGCCCGTTTTGTTGGCGAGCATGCACTTTCCGCAGTGAATATCTCCATGCCGTATGTCAATTTCATCTTTGCATTTTCCATTCTCTTCTCTGTTGGAACGAGTACGGTTGTAGCCATCTTCCGTGGAGAAAACAATATGAAAAGCGCAAATGAAACATTCACGAGGAACACGATTTTTCTGACCGTCTGTGCCTTGATCATCACTTTGCTGGCGCTGGTATTTCAAAATGAACTTGCCCTGTTTCTGGGAGCCAGTGAAGTAACATTGCCCTATGTGCATGATTATCTTGGCGTGCTGATCTGGTTTACGTTTTTCTTTATCGTATCTTATTCCATGGAGGTGCTTGTCAAAACGGATGGATTCCCAAAGCTGGCAACTGCGGCTGTATCGGTTGGTGCGGTGATGAATATCGTCATGGACTATGTGCTGGTCGTGCATGTGGGGATGGGGATTCGGGGAGCGGCGATTGCGACCGGTCTGTCCCAGGTTTTGACATTTACCGTGTTTACCATTCATTTTCTTGGAAAAAGAGGGACGATTCACTGGTGTAAAACAACGATGGACTTATCGGTTTACAAGCGTATTATTCCCATCGGGACTGCGGATTTTATCACCGAGCTGTCTGCCGGTACGATTATTTTTCTGTTCAACCATGCAATTTTAAAGCATATCGGAGATAACGGAGTGGTGACCTATACTGTTATCACGTATATCTACAATATTGTCATGATGACCTTTACGGGAATATCACAGGGGATGCAGCCACTGGTCAGCTTTTACCGAGGGCGCCGGGAGGAAAACACCTGCCGTTTATTCCTGCGCTATGCCCTGTACTCCACGTTTGCGATGTCAATGCTGGCGCTGGCAATCTGTCTGTTTATGACACCGGCTCTTGTTTCGATTTTTATTGATGCATCACGAGCCGAGTTGTTCACCTATACCGTTCATGCCTTTCGAATTTATTCTCTGTGCTATCTGGTAATTGGCTACAATATCGTATGCAGCGGTTATTTTGCGGCTGTGGAGAAAAGCGGCTATTCCTTTGCCATATCGCTGCTGCGCGGCTTTGTGCTGATCGCGGCATCTATATGGATTATGGGAGAGCTGTTTCAGGGTGAAGGAATCTGGTATGCAACGCTTGTATGTGAAAGCAGTACACTGGTGGTCAGTATATGGTGTATGCTGCGCAGCCAGAAAAAGGCACAGATACATGGGGAACAGGCACTGCAACAGATATAG
- a CDS encoding aspartate/glutamate racemase family protein, translating to MRKKLTILHTTLATTTTIPAMIRELYPDEFDIVNVLDDSLLNDIKCSGRMSASIIERFIQYACIAKNNGSDALLLACSSLGKAADIARELLDIPLYKIDEPMADQAVNSGNNILVLGTVKSTLEPTSDLIRSKRKSQEQSITCILIPDVFELYEIDREQHDQRIAEVIQEHLNTYDVIVLAQASMANAIQYITQGREKIVTSLPLGLQQLKEI from the coding sequence ATGCGAAAGAAATTGACGATTCTGCACACCACCCTTGCGACAACCACAACGATACCTGCAATGATACGGGAGCTTTATCCGGATGAATTTGATATTGTAAACGTGTTAGATGATTCTTTACTAAATGATATAAAGTGCAGCGGCAGGATGAGTGCATCCATAATCGAACGATTTATTCAATATGCATGTATTGCGAAAAACAATGGAAGTGACGCGCTTTTACTGGCTTGCTCTTCTCTTGGCAAAGCAGCGGATATCGCCAGAGAGCTCCTGGATATACCGCTATATAAAATCGATGAGCCAATGGCGGATCAAGCGGTGAACTCAGGAAATAACATCCTCGTTCTGGGAACGGTGAAAAGTACGCTGGAGCCGACCTCCGATTTAATTCGAAGCAAACGGAAGTCACAGGAGCAAAGCATCACCTGTATCCTGATTCCCGACGTGTTTGAATTATATGAAATTGACAGAGAACAGCATGACCAAAGGATCGCAGAAGTGATACAGGAGCATTTGAACACATATGATGTGATCGTACTGGCACAGGCAAGTATGGCAAATGCGATACAATATATCACGCAGGGCAGAGAGAAAATAGTAACGAGTCTGCCATTGGGTCTGCAGCAGCTGAAGGAGATTTAA
- a CDS encoding sugar phosphate isomerase/epimerase: MNIGCCIATKDIPLAKEFGYDYVELSAKEIMKMDTELWKLKRKEILHPGIPVLGFSAFADEQMPLIGPSAQEEVWSAYLDILLERASQLHIKNIGIGAPKARMIPSEYDYGLATREMEYFLYTAARKANSYDITILYEALHPKECNFGNHTQECYQTVKHIHSPNLKLVYDVYHAINTGEQYADSRMCFDEIRHVHINSWDQGLQRYFLFEKDLPYVKDLCVFLQSVGYDNTISVEAFDADFPETGAASVSIIREALYEAEIKHPLSRTPSL, from the coding sequence ATGAACATAGGCTGCTGTATTGCCACAAAGGACATACCCCTGGCAAAGGAATTCGGATACGATTATGTTGAATTATCCGCAAAAGAAATTATGAAAATGGATACGGAGCTATGGAAACTAAAACGTAAGGAAATTTTGCATCCGGGTATTCCGGTATTGGGCTTCAGTGCTTTTGCAGATGAGCAGATGCCTTTGATTGGCCCATCCGCACAGGAGGAGGTCTGGAGTGCTTATTTGGATATATTATTGGAAAGAGCCTCACAGCTTCATATAAAAAACATCGGTATCGGCGCCCCAAAAGCCAGAATGATACCATCGGAGTATGATTATGGGCTTGCAACACGGGAAATGGAATATTTTCTATATACGGCGGCTAGGAAAGCAAACTCCTATGATATCACGATATTGTATGAAGCGCTGCATCCGAAAGAATGTAATTTTGGTAATCATACGCAGGAGTGCTATCAAACTGTAAAGCATATCCATTCACCAAATCTGAAGCTGGTATATGATGTATATCATGCGATAAACACCGGTGAACAGTATGCAGACAGCCGCATGTGCTTTGATGAGATAAGACACGTTCATATCAATTCTTGGGATCAAGGACTGCAACGATATTTCTTATTTGAAAAGGATTTACCCTATGTAAAAGATCTCTGTGTATTTCTGCAATCCGTGGGATATGATAACACGATTTCCGTGGAAGCCTTTGATGCGGATTTCCCAGAAACAGGGGCTGCCTCGGTATCTATTATAAGGGAGGCGTTATACGAGGCAGAAATCAAACATCCATTATCCCGTACACCTTCTCTTTGA
- a CDS encoding PTS sugar transporter subunit IIC — MLNVALLSALSYFICYAGNWMFGQSMSDRPIFIGAVTGLLLGDLQQGLIIGATLEAVFMGSVNIGGQISADHSAATVFAVAFATNATLDPQAALTIAVPIGILMGFVTMFVNNIFLTVFTTLMDKWALEGNERGLLIYLNFGVWLAKNLFFAAIVFFGVYVGYNAVEAFVDSIPDVVMTGLTVCGQLLPAVGLALLMKMIWTKEIGIYYLLGFVMFIYMKLPIIAIAVIGIVIVVATAMRDFEINRMKQHPIACADTNDSNEELEDFLQ, encoded by the coding sequence ATGTTAAACGTTGCTTTATTATCTGCATTGTCCTATTTCATCTGTTATGCCGGAAACTGGATGTTTGGTCAAAGCATGTCAGACAGACCAATCTTTATCGGGGCGGTTACAGGACTCTTGCTTGGGGATTTGCAACAGGGGCTGATTATCGGGGCAACACTGGAGGCTGTATTTATGGGGTCTGTCAATATCGGTGGACAGATATCAGCGGACCATTCTGCGGCAACCGTATTTGCGGTAGCCTTCGCAACTAATGCTACACTGGATCCGCAGGCAGCCTTGACGATTGCTGTACCTATCGGGATTCTAATGGGATTTGTAACCATGTTTGTAAATAATATTTTCCTGACCGTATTCACAACCTTAATGGATAAATGGGCACTCGAGGGAAATGAAAGAGGGCTTCTCATCTACTTGAACTTTGGCGTCTGGCTGGCTAAAAATCTGTTCTTTGCTGCTATCGTATTCTTCGGTGTATATGTGGGCTACAATGCAGTTGAAGCATTTGTGGATTCCATTCCGGATGTTGTCATGACCGGCCTTACCGTTTGCGGACAGCTGCTTCCGGCAGTTGGTCTGGCTTTGCTGATGAAAATGATTTGGACAAAGGAAATCGGTATTTATTATCTGCTCGGCTTCGTTATGTTTATCTATATGAAGCTGCCAATCATCGCGATTGCAGTCATCGGTATTGTCATCGTGGTAGCGACAGCCATGCGTGATTTTGAAATCAATAGAATGAAACAGCACCCAATCGCATGTGCTGACACAAATGATTCAAATGAGGAACTGGAGGATTTCTTACAATGA
- a CDS encoding GNAT family N-acetyltransferase, translated as MNKTVVIRRFYKEDAPALEDVIRKTWKYDAFCSSDTAARLAHVYLYSCLANQTFTAVAIVDGKPCGIIMAKHIQKHRCPFSLKLQSLLAIVRLLIKREGREICSFYGKIRNVDQELLDGSGQTYGGELSFFVLDEAVRGLGIGKQLYAAALTYMRQENIQSFYLYTDISCNYGFYEHRGMQRRGETEMVVKLAGQQALMKFFLYDVTC; from the coding sequence ATGAACAAAACGGTCGTTATTCGTAGATTTTACAAGGAGGATGCACCTGCTCTGGAGGATGTGATACGCAAAACCTGGAAATATGATGCATTCTGTTCTTCCGATACAGCAGCCAGACTCGCACATGTATATTTGTACTCCTGTCTTGCCAATCAAACCTTCACTGCCGTGGCAATCGTTGACGGAAAGCCCTGTGGTATCATTATGGCAAAACATATACAGAAGCACCGCTGTCCGTTTTCCCTAAAGCTGCAAAGCCTTCTTGCTATCGTGCGTTTGCTTATAAAAAGAGAAGGCAGAGAAATCTGTTCCTTTTACGGTAAGATTCGTAATGTTGATCAGGAGCTGTTAGACGGTAGCGGGCAAACCTATGGAGGAGAATTGTCATTCTTCGTCCTGGATGAAGCTGTGCGTGGTCTGGGAATCGGCAAACAGCTCTATGCAGCTGCGCTTACTTATATGCGTCAGGAGAATATTCAAAGCTTTTATCTTTACACAGACATTAGCTGTAATTACGGCTTTTATGAGCACCGTGGAATGCAGCGAAGAGGAGAAACAGAGATGGTTGTGAAGCTGGCCGGACAACAGGCACTGATGAAGTTCTTCCTGTATGACGTCACCTGCTAA
- a CDS encoding 4-hydroxybutyrate dehydrogenase, which produces MRMNSSHETKLHRLFRMKGEIYQEADLNICLKNLKLQETDLVITSNSQMKKIKETNALGKAVLLNMDAYGTKEPKEEWVDDILKVANAYPYKRIIAIGGGTVIDVSKLCVFGDGRSVQELYSDKREVRKTRELIALPTTCGTGSEVTNVSVVEFPSLHSKLGLQMDALFPDKAILIGELLTSLPYKTFALTSIDALAHAIEALLSPKANPYTDMYARSAISGIVENLQETRKTKKLPQDMQKSLICANMAGVAFSIAGCATMHALSFPLGANCQLAHGEAVYAVFAQTLQYYQKKNIPLYKLENALKDLPADISSVSGLQKLLSEIYPCPDFKALGIDEGICDTWAVSVYEKQQRLLVNSPCVLNSNDLAAIYKSCI; this is translated from the coding sequence ATGAGGATGAATTCTTCGCATGAGACAAAGCTGCATCGGCTTTTTCGTATGAAAGGGGAAATCTATCAGGAAGCTGATCTGAACATCTGTTTGAAGAACTTAAAGCTGCAGGAAACTGATTTGGTAATCACGAGTAATTCCCAGATGAAAAAAATCAAAGAGACAAATGCATTGGGAAAGGCTGTTCTTCTGAATATGGATGCATACGGTACGAAGGAGCCCAAAGAGGAATGGGTAGATGACATATTAAAAGTAGCAAATGCGTATCCATACAAGCGTATAATCGCAATCGGCGGTGGTACTGTGATTGATGTTTCAAAGCTTTGTGTATTCGGTGATGGCCGATCCGTACAGGAATTGTACAGCGATAAAAGAGAAGTACGTAAAACGCGGGAGCTGATTGCTTTGCCGACAACCTGTGGAACCGGAAGTGAGGTAACCAATGTTTCCGTTGTGGAATTTCCTTCCCTGCACAGTAAGCTTGGTCTGCAGATGGATGCACTGTTCCCGGACAAAGCGATTCTGATTGGAGAACTGCTGACCTCGCTGCCGTATAAGACATTTGCACTCACATCCATCGATGCATTGGCACATGCGATTGAGGCTTTGCTTTCACCCAAGGCAAACCCCTATACAGATATGTATGCTAGAAGTGCGATTTCAGGTATTGTGGAAAATCTGCAGGAGACACGAAAAACAAAGAAGCTCCCTCAGGATATGCAGAAAAGTCTGATTTGTGCCAATATGGCGGGAGTCGCTTTCAGTATAGCGGGATGTGCCACCATGCATGCACTGTCCTTTCCTTTGGGTGCGAACTGTCAGCTTGCCCATGGAGAAGCAGTCTATGCCGTATTTGCACAGACTCTGCAATACTATCAAAAAAAGAATATACCATTATACAAGCTTGAAAATGCTTTAAAGGATCTGCCAGCAGATATTTCTTCTGTTTCAGGACTACAAAAGTTGTTATCTGAAATCTATCCATGTCCGGATTTCAAAGCATTGGGGATCGATGAGGGGATTTGTGACACATGGGCAGTCAGCGTGTATGAAAAGCAACAGCGGCTGCTTGTCAATTCACCCTGCGTATTAAACAGCAATGATTTAGCAGCGATTTATAAAAGCTGCATCTAA
- a CDS encoding MerR family transcriptional regulator, protein MKTYYKINEISKLYNIGQDSLRYYEELGILHPMRDKNNYRQYTTSDIHRLNVIRDLRNLGFSMKSIQDYLENRTIANSLSFMEEEERIINQKIQELYQLKVDILHRKASLKACQQLQMEVIELMRLPQRKCVALKTDTVHDDVEYQLMKLSKEYEKNIYTIANFNTGFFLDVSDREHIHASSVFIAGESLQDWEFTLPAGTYLNLYYQGARDKAHEHLKRMLKYCDENGYAIGRHIMEFFVIDTHETHVQEEYITQLQIELENI, encoded by the coding sequence ATGAAAACATACTATAAAATCAATGAAATTTCAAAATTATACAACATCGGACAGGATTCCCTGCGTTATTATGAAGAGCTCGGTATTCTTCATCCCATGCGGGACAAAAACAACTACCGCCAGTATACCACCAGTGATATTCATCGTCTGAATGTAATTCGCGATCTTCGTAATCTGGGGTTTTCCATGAAAAGTATTCAGGACTATCTGGAGAACCGAACCATCGCCAACAGTCTTTCCTTCATGGAGGAAGAGGAGCGCATCATCAATCAGAAGATTCAGGAGCTTTATCAGCTAAAGGTCGATATTCTGCATCGCAAGGCGTCTTTAAAAGCGTGTCAGCAGCTGCAGATGGAGGTGATAGAGCTGATGCGCCTGCCTCAGCGCAAATGTGTAGCCTTAAAAACAGATACTGTTCATGATGATGTGGAATATCAGCTGATGAAGCTATCAAAGGAATACGAAAAAAACATTTATACGATTGCGAATTTTAATACCGGCTTCTTTCTGGATGTATCCGATCGTGAACATATTCACGCTTCCTCTGTTTTCATTGCGGGGGAATCCCTGCAGGACTGGGAATTCACACTGCCTGCCGGAACCTATTTGAATCTATATTATCAGGGTGCACGCGATAAAGCGCATGAGCATTTAAAAAGGATGCTGAAATACTGTGATGAAAACGGATATGCCATTGGACGCCATATTATGGAATTCTTTGTTATTGATACGCATGAGACCCATGTGCAGGAGGAATACATCACGCAGCTGCAAATCGAATTGGAGAATATATAG
- a CDS encoding PTS fructose transporter subunit IIA — protein MKRILLTSHGRLASGLKDTLEFFLGQSDMIAAVDAYVDTSSDYLQQLQRFVDSAEVGEAIIFTDIYGGSVNQQVSAMVMESGKDIPIVTGMNLPIVLSAAMTDDCLTAERMESMLKECQLQLVKMSSCESKEGDEDEFFA, from the coding sequence ATGAAAAGGATTTTATTAACGTCGCATGGCAGATTAGCTTCCGGATTAAAGGATACCTTGGAGTTTTTCCTGGGACAATCAGACATGATTGCTGCGGTAGATGCTTATGTAGACACTTCCAGTGATTATCTGCAACAGCTCCAGAGGTTTGTGGATTCTGCAGAAGTGGGGGAAGCGATCATATTCACGGATATCTATGGAGGAAGTGTGAATCAGCAGGTTAGTGCAATGGTAATGGAAAGCGGAAAGGATATTCCGATTGTTACCGGTATGAATCTGCCGATTGTTTTATCAGCGGCTATGACCGATGATTGTTTAACTGCTGAACGGATGGAAAGCATGCTGAAGGAATGTCAGTTACAGCTTGTGAAGATGTCCTCATGCGAGTCAAAGGAAGGTGATGAGGATGAATTCTTCGCATGA